Proteins from a genomic interval of Oharaeibacter diazotrophicus:
- a CDS encoding transglycosylase SLT domain-containing protein, producing MKPLFEWMTQPQPVRNQPVRKTIEPAGGTDGIENRIESAFAAASETTGTSFDYLVKTAQRESAMNPTAKAKTSSATGLFQFIESTWLETMKQSGAELGLGELADKISVDSKGRYSVADPKDRAEILALRNDPEVASMMAGALTRRNAGYLADAVGRDPSAGELYVAHFLGARGAASLIKQAEANPDASAADLFPRQAAANKSIFYDKGRARSVSEVYAQLVSTHGGSDPIQTGSTVATAYADDGTASAAVQDPFSRVVAGFQATSSQDAFSALFHGGDGAPVRPTAAAAFWRGYTMAPALFDVALAEDARALAGERRQAEERAAGIAAATDAAAAAAGPSVVPVKASGASAAARDGVPLDLAKYLKL from the coding sequence ATGAAGCCTCTGTTCGAGTGGATGACGCAACCGCAGCCGGTCCGCAACCAGCCGGTCCGCAAGACCATCGAGCCCGCCGGCGGCACCGACGGGATCGAGAACCGGATCGAGTCCGCCTTCGCGGCGGCCAGCGAGACGACGGGCACGTCCTTCGACTATCTCGTCAAGACCGCCCAGCGCGAGTCGGCGATGAACCCGACCGCCAAGGCGAAGACGTCGTCGGCGACCGGTCTGTTCCAGTTCATCGAGAGCACCTGGCTCGAGACGATGAAGCAGTCGGGCGCCGAACTCGGCCTCGGCGAGCTCGCCGACAAGATCTCCGTGGACTCCAAGGGCCGCTATTCCGTCGCCGACCCGAAGGACCGCGCCGAGATCCTGGCGCTGCGCAACGATCCCGAGGTGGCCTCGATGATGGCCGGCGCGCTGACGCGGCGCAACGCCGGCTACCTCGCCGACGCGGTCGGCCGCGACCCGAGCGCCGGCGAACTCTACGTCGCCCACTTCCTCGGTGCCCGCGGCGCCGCCAGCCTGATCAAGCAGGCCGAGGCCAACCCGGACGCGAGCGCGGCCGACCTGTTTCCGCGGCAGGCCGCGGCCAACAAGTCGATCTTCTATGACAAGGGCCGCGCCCGCAGCGTCTCGGAAGTCTACGCCCAGCTGGTCTCCACCCACGGCGGTTCCGACCCGATCCAGACCGGGTCGACCGTGGCGACCGCCTACGCCGACGACGGCACGGCCTCCGCGGCGGTGCAGGACCCGTTCTCCCGCGTCGTCGCTGGCTTCCAAGCGACCTCCTCGCAGGACGCCTTCTCGGCGCTGTTCCACGGTGGCGACGGCGCACCGGTGCGCCCGACGGCGGCGGCGGCGTTCTGGCGCGGCTACACCATGGCGCCGGCCCTGTTCGACGTCGCCCTCGCCGAGGACGCCCGCGCGCTCGCCGGCGAGCGCCGGCAGGCCGAGGAGCGGGCGGCCGGGATCGCCGCGGCAACCGACGCCGCCGCGGCGGCGGCCGGCCCGTCGGTGGTGCCCGTCAAGGCGTCCGGCGCTTCTGCGGCGGCGCGCGACGGTGTCCCCCTCGACCTCGCCAAGTACCTGAAGCTCTGA
- a CDS encoding DUF2336 domain-containing protein, with protein MVVGRFLDWIDRAPPQARAGAVAPVVGTYFRPDLSPESREAIEAVLTVLLDDPSLDVRAALADAVAGREDAPRHIVLTLAHDLPRVAEPVLERSPCLLDAELVELVLSGGARVQAAIAARPWVSYAVAATIAAEGGTEAVAVLLDNPGADIDEAAFGVMAERFGADADIRDTLFAREDLPVAVRQSLIAALGARLGELVVSRSWLTERRARSVVREACDKATVVMAGRAEEDELVELVEHLRRTGQLTTALLIRMVCEGNIRFLEAALSRLAGMPAAGVYALLTDGRDGALRALFGRAGLPERTHPAFLVALQVWREMDYDGGVADKARYTRRMVERILTRYQQFALTEVDDLLAMMRRLAADAVRESARAYARETREGTPRATRAAA; from the coding sequence ATGGTTGTTGGCCGCTTCTTGGACTGGATCGACCGGGCCCCGCCGCAGGCGCGGGCGGGCGCGGTGGCGCCGGTGGTCGGCACCTACTTCCGCCCAGACCTCTCGCCGGAGAGCCGCGAGGCGATCGAGGCGGTACTGACCGTGCTGCTCGACGATCCGAGCCTCGACGTCCGCGCCGCGCTCGCCGACGCCGTCGCCGGCCGCGAGGACGCGCCGCGCCACATCGTGCTGACCCTGGCGCACGACCTGCCCCGGGTCGCCGAGCCCGTTCTCGAGCGCTCGCCCTGCCTGCTCGACGCCGAACTGGTCGAGCTCGTGCTCTCCGGCGGCGCCCGGGTCCAGGCCGCGATCGCGGCGCGGCCGTGGGTGTCCTATGCGGTCGCGGCCACGATCGCCGCCGAGGGCGGCACCGAGGCGGTCGCCGTACTCCTCGACAATCCCGGCGCCGACATCGACGAGGCCGCCTTCGGCGTCATGGCCGAGCGTTTCGGCGCCGACGCCGACATCCGCGACACCCTTTTCGCGCGCGAGGACCTGCCGGTGGCGGTGCGCCAGTCGCTGATCGCCGCGCTCGGCGCCCGGCTCGGCGAGCTCGTGGTATCGAGGTCCTGGCTCACCGAACGGCGCGCCCGCTCGGTGGTGCGCGAGGCCTGCGACAAGGCGACCGTGGTGATGGCCGGCCGCGCCGAGGAGGACGAACTGGTCGAACTGGTCGAGCACCTGCGCCGCACCGGACAGCTCACCACCGCGCTCCTGATCCGCATGGTCTGCGAAGGCAACATCCGCTTCCTCGAGGCGGCGCTGTCGCGCCTCGCGGGCATGCCGGCGGCCGGCGTCTACGCCCTGCTCACCGACGGCCGCGACGGCGCGCTGCGCGCCCTGTTCGGCCGCGCCGGCCTGCCCGAGCGCACCCACCCGGCCTTCCTGGTCGCGCTCCAGGTCTGGCGCGAGATGGACTACGACGGCGGCGTCGCCGACAAGGCGCGCTACACCCGGCGCATGGTCGAGCGGATCCTGACGCGCTACCAGCAGTTCGCGCTGACCGAGGTCGACGACCTCCTCGCCATGATGCGCCGGCTCGCCGCCGACGCCGTGCGCGAATCCGCGCGCGCCTACGCCCGTGAAACCCGCGAGGGCACGCCGCGCGCGACCCGCGCGGCGGCCTGA
- a CDS encoding Hpt domain-containing protein — protein MAQSAEAYEIVEAKNDLRKKVREVRGGRGEDPVARAEAALKILSSHFEDWAADEIREIETTHAAWVKAGYADGPKRDGFFRAAHDLKGQATTLGFPLATRVAGSLCALLEGLPGPDKLPRALIEQHVQALRAIHRERARDENDRVGAALADTLREVSTRYLADNGALGDETPFDE, from the coding sequence ATGGCGCAGAGTGCGGAAGCCTACGAGATCGTCGAGGCCAAGAACGACCTCCGCAAGAAGGTGCGCGAGGTCCGCGGCGGTCGCGGCGAGGATCCCGTCGCCCGCGCGGAGGCCGCGCTGAAGATCCTGTCGTCGCATTTCGAGGACTGGGCCGCCGACGAGATCCGCGAGATCGAGACGACGCACGCCGCCTGGGTCAAGGCCGGCTACGCCGACGGGCCCAAGCGCGACGGCTTCTTCCGCGCCGCCCACGACCTCAAGGGCCAGGCCACCACCCTCGGCTTTCCGCTGGCGACCCGGGTCGCCGGCAGCCTCTGCGCCCTGCTCGAGGGCCTGCCCGGGCCGGACAAGCTGCCGCGGGCGCTGATCGAGCAGCACGTGCAGGCGCTGCGCGCCATCCACCGCGAACGCGCCCGCGACGAGAACGACCGCGTCGGCGCGGCGCTCGCCGACACGCTCCGCGAGGTCTCGACGCGCTATCTCGCCGACAACGGCGCCCTCGGCGACGAGACCCCGTTCGACGAGTGA
- a CDS encoding NAD kinase yields the protein MSHRLIPSFDRLAFVASETEEAEAARATLAGLYGDVPPEEADVVVALGGDGLMLQTLHRFMNTDKPIYGMNRGSVGFLMNEFRVDALRERLSESVVTAIHPLIMTAVDGTGASHAARAINEVSLLRQTYQAAKLRIAIDGKVRLEELVCDGVLVATPAGSTAYNLSAHGPILPIHAPLLALTPISAFRPRSWRGALMPNRVTVVIDVLESEKRPVSAAADHNEIRGVVKVTIREDHKQRSLILFDRDHSWDERILAEQFRY from the coding sequence ATGAGCCACCGCCTGATCCCCTCCTTCGACCGCCTCGCCTTCGTGGCGAGCGAGACCGAGGAAGCCGAGGCCGCCCGCGCGACGCTGGCCGGCCTCTACGGCGACGTGCCGCCCGAGGAGGCCGACGTGGTCGTCGCCCTCGGCGGCGACGGCCTGATGCTGCAGACGCTGCACCGCTTCATGAACACCGACAAGCCGATCTACGGCATGAACCGTGGCTCGGTCGGTTTCCTGATGAACGAGTTCCGCGTCGACGCCCTGCGCGAGCGCCTGTCGGAATCGGTGGTGACGGCGATCCACCCGCTGATCATGACCGCGGTCGACGGCACCGGCGCCAGCCACGCCGCCCGCGCGATCAACGAGGTCTCGCTCCTGCGCCAGACCTACCAGGCCGCCAAGCTCAGGATCGCCATCGACGGCAAGGTCCGCCTCGAGGAACTGGTCTGCGACGGCGTGCTGGTGGCGACGCCGGCGGGCTCCACCGCCTACAACCTCTCCGCCCACGGGCCGATCCTGCCGATCCACGCCCCGCTACTGGCCCTGACGCCGATCAGCGCCTTCCGCCCGCGCTCCTGGCGCGGCGCGCTGATGCCGAACCGGGTCACCGTGGTGATCGACGTGCTGGAATCCGAAAAGCGCCCGGTCAGCGCCGCCGCCGACCACAACGAGATCCGCGGCGTCGTCAAGGTGACGATCCGCGAGGACCACAAGCAGCGCAGCCTGATCCTGTTCGACCGCGACCATTCCTGGGACGAGCGCATCCTCGCCGAGCAGTTCCGCTACTGA
- the cutA gene encoding divalent-cation tolerance protein CutA has protein sequence MAQIDSDLRQVTVTCPDMESARKIAATVVGRRLAACVNIVPGVVSIYRWMGEISEDQEVLLLIKTREEFVESLFTAIVANHPYEQPAIEVLPIVHAGRGVAVWIRAETGGDETVSLP, from the coding sequence ATGGCACAGATCGATTCGGACCTCCGTCAGGTCACCGTGACCTGTCCGGACATGGAGAGCGCGCGCAAGATCGCGGCGACGGTGGTCGGGCGGCGCCTCGCCGCCTGCGTCAACATCGTGCCGGGCGTCGTCTCGATCTACCGTTGGATGGGCGAGATTTCCGAGGACCAGGAGGTGCTCCTCCTGATCAAGACGCGCGAGGAATTCGTCGAGAGCCTGTTCACGGCCATCGTCGCCAACCACCCCTACGAGCAGCCGGCGATCGAGGTGCTGCCCATCGTCCACGCCGGCCGCGGTGTCGCGGTCTGGATCCGCGCGGAGACGGGCGGCGACGAGACCGTGTCGTTGCCGTGA
- a CDS encoding patatin-like phospholipase family protein, which produces MDDATTDFRAVLETEYGWVRARRSGAAPKLDAAAKPPENLAGLALSGGGIRSASFCMGALQALHKHGLFQPMDYLSTVSGGGYVGAAVTADYDRRAAASTKEAPDDAKRIALPIGLPLPVPAATPSDFGLAQSEGAAGGLYGDSPLVRHIRDHGNFLAPHGFRDVLTSLAILARGLVVNAVITASLMILAAILVAPVYRTTLCDVVISEGGGGIDEVAGPGGPVIEPRVSKSLAATWWSGTATDCVSPPKGPLPTALAWSDAFPVTLVAVGLFAAFCVVWALVRSWRESRNDGVRGLGEPDSRAARGAAVAMVLVAGIVVVEAIGPLLNAVALPDLTSVLGDFEVAILPILAGSGLVGAFWQRLAGLIGQARTDPRWSAAIKAVTAKALLLAAALAVPLLLFAAFLELVAAAVVRTPPAGWPAVPNGIVGGVPLAVGVVGAVVTVARFGLAARRHRANGDPLRPGPAAVVAAGVVALPIVFGVVVLRETCMTGPQWQVWRDLAGLGTVLTVAAYFFTPNASSLHRLYRDRLAVAFDITPTEPPPDGGRLQADGERLTFARLRDHLAKAPRATGPFPIVNATINVPGSSTVNRRGRNADIFTFTPTHVGSEATGWVPTAWMEAAERQLDLATAAAISGAAVSSSMGRVGIPMLAFTLALFNVRLGFWLRNPRALREAAGGGRKTAAKPTRDPETIAARASRDDWRLPYLGAEMFNRLDEKRARIYVTDGGHIENLGLYQLLKRRCAFVVVVDGEADPGLDCGAMVDAERFARIDEGIRIELPWEAIRDAGRVRRAARLKGELPPPGPKSAHAAVGRIRYSDGREPEEGVILYVKASLTGDENDYVLDYARRYPEFPHETTADQFFSEEQMEAYRALGFHAMDHALSCAADAGQAVLLNRLRMVLGATGAPAVVVGAPAPAPVRRSRAARPAPVPGRDRPGR; this is translated from the coding sequence ATGGACGACGCGACGACGGATTTCCGGGCGGTCCTCGAGACGGAATACGGCTGGGTCCGCGCACGGCGGAGCGGAGCGGCGCCGAAACTGGATGCGGCCGCGAAGCCGCCTGAGAACCTCGCCGGCCTCGCCCTCTCCGGCGGCGGCATCCGTTCGGCGAGCTTCTGCATGGGTGCGCTGCAGGCGCTCCACAAGCACGGCCTGTTCCAGCCGATGGACTATCTCTCGACGGTCTCGGGTGGCGGCTACGTCGGCGCGGCCGTCACCGCGGACTACGACCGCCGGGCGGCGGCGAGTACGAAGGAGGCGCCGGACGACGCGAAGCGCATCGCGTTGCCGATCGGCCTTCCGCTTCCGGTCCCCGCGGCGACGCCGTCCGACTTCGGACTTGCGCAGTCGGAGGGCGCGGCTGGCGGCCTCTACGGCGACAGCCCTCTGGTCCGCCACATCCGCGACCACGGCAACTTCCTGGCGCCGCACGGCTTCCGGGACGTCCTGACGTCGCTCGCGATCCTCGCCCGCGGTCTCGTCGTCAACGCGGTGATCACCGCGAGCCTGATGATCCTCGCCGCGATCCTGGTCGCGCCGGTGTACCGCACCACCCTGTGCGACGTCGTGATTTCCGAAGGTGGTGGAGGGATCGACGAGGTCGCTGGACCCGGCGGTCCGGTGATCGAGCCGCGCGTGTCCAAGTCGCTGGCGGCGACGTGGTGGAGCGGCACCGCCACGGACTGCGTTTCCCCTCCAAAGGGTCCCCTCCCGACCGCGCTCGCCTGGAGCGACGCCTTTCCCGTGACCCTCGTCGCCGTCGGCCTGTTCGCGGCCTTCTGCGTCGTCTGGGCCCTCGTCCGGTCGTGGCGGGAGAGCCGCAACGACGGTGTCCGCGGGCTCGGCGAACCGGACAGCCGTGCCGCCCGGGGCGCCGCCGTGGCCATGGTGCTCGTCGCCGGCATCGTCGTCGTCGAGGCGATCGGCCCGCTGCTCAACGCGGTCGCGCTGCCGGACCTGACGTCGGTGCTCGGCGACTTCGAGGTCGCGATCCTGCCGATCCTCGCCGGCAGCGGCCTCGTCGGCGCGTTCTGGCAGCGCCTCGCCGGCCTGATCGGGCAGGCGCGGACCGATCCCCGCTGGTCGGCCGCGATCAAGGCTGTGACCGCCAAGGCGCTGCTGCTGGCGGCCGCCCTGGCGGTGCCGCTGCTGTTGTTCGCAGCCTTCCTCGAACTGGTGGCGGCCGCGGTGGTGCGGACGCCGCCGGCGGGCTGGCCGGCCGTGCCGAACGGGATCGTCGGCGGCGTGCCCCTCGCCGTCGGCGTCGTCGGGGCGGTGGTCACGGTCGCCCGCTTCGGCCTGGCCGCGCGACGCCACCGGGCGAACGGGGATCCGCTCAGGCCGGGCCCGGCGGCCGTGGTCGCCGCCGGGGTCGTCGCGCTTCCGATCGTGTTCGGGGTGGTCGTGCTCCGCGAAACCTGCATGACCGGTCCGCAGTGGCAGGTCTGGCGCGATCTCGCCGGCCTCGGGACGGTGCTGACCGTCGCCGCCTATTTCTTCACGCCCAACGCCAGTTCGCTGCACCGGCTCTACCGCGACCGTCTCGCGGTCGCCTTCGACATCACCCCGACCGAACCGCCGCCCGACGGCGGACGGCTGCAGGCCGACGGCGAGAGGCTGACCTTCGCGCGCCTGCGAGATCATCTCGCGAAGGCACCGCGGGCGACCGGCCCGTTCCCGATCGTCAACGCGACGATCAACGTGCCGGGATCGAGCACCGTCAACCGCCGCGGACGCAACGCCGACATCTTCACCTTCACACCGACCCACGTCGGCAGCGAGGCGACCGGATGGGTGCCGACCGCCTGGATGGAGGCCGCGGAACGGCAGCTCGACCTCGCCACGGCCGCGGCGATCTCCGGCGCGGCGGTGTCGTCGAGCATGGGCCGGGTCGGCATCCCGATGCTCGCCTTCACCCTCGCGCTCTTCAACGTCCGCCTCGGCTTCTGGCTGCGCAATCCGCGGGCGCTCCGGGAGGCGGCCGGAGGCGGACGGAAAACGGCGGCGAAGCCCACCCGCGATCCGGAGACCATCGCCGCGCGGGCGTCCCGCGACGACTGGCGCCTGCCCTATCTCGGCGCCGAGATGTTCAACCGGCTCGATGAGAAGCGGGCGCGGATCTACGTCACCGACGGCGGCCACATCGAGAATCTCGGGCTGTACCAGCTCCTGAAGCGGCGCTGCGCCTTCGTCGTCGTGGTCGACGGCGAGGCCGATCCCGGGCTCGACTGCGGCGCAATGGTCGACGCCGAGCGCTTCGCGCGCATCGACGAGGGCATCCGGATCGAACTGCCGTGGGAGGCGATCCGCGATGCCGGGCGGGTCCGCCGCGCCGCGCGGCTGAAGGGCGAGCTCCCGCCGCCCGGCCCGAAGAGCGCCCACGCCGCCGTCGGCCGCATCCGCTATTCGGACGGCCGCGAGCCGGAGGAGGGCGTGATCCTCTACGTCAAGGCCAGCCTGACCGGCGACGAGAACGACTACGTGCTCGATTACGCCCGGCGCTATCCGGAGTTCCCGCACGAGACGACGGCGGACCAGTTCTTCTCCGAAGAGCAGATGGAGGCCTATCGCGCCCTCGGCTTCCACGCCATGGACCACGCGCTGTCGTGCGCTGCGGACGCCGGGCAGGCGGTGCTGCTGAACCGGCTGCGGATGGTGCTCGGGGCGACGGGTGCGCCCGCGGTCGTCGTCGGGGCGCCCGCGCCCGCGCCGGTGCGGCGTTCGCGGGCCGCCCGCCCGGCGCCCGTGCCGGGTCGCGACCGGCCCGGACGCTGA